One genomic segment of Paenibacillus sp. FSL H8-0332 includes these proteins:
- a CDS encoding 2-oxo acid dehydrogenase subunit E2, protein MAKFEYRFPELGEGLHEGEIIKMHIKAGDKVTDDDIVMEVQNDKAVVEVPCPVNGTVLEVFTKDGQVCRVGEVVAIIDAEGDIPEQEGGHPAEQASQEADAAKGGADTTSSPATSSPATGGATNFEYKFPELGEGLHEGEIIKMHIKVGDKITDDDIIMEVQNDKAVVEVPSPVNGTVVEVFTKDGQVCRVGEVVAIIAAEGDVPHQEGGHAEASGAQAAAPSQGTAPAAAAAPAPDREVLATPSVRKYARDKSVDISKVNGSGKNGKITLEDVEAFLKGGSAPAAAAPAASAPAAAAAPQAKAKEAAPAAASGNASLEEERVPFKGIRKAIANAMVKSAYTAPHVTIMDEVDVTELVAFRARMKPVAEKKGVKVTYLPFIVKALVAASRQFPALNAMIDEATNEIVYKKYYNIGIATDTDNGLIVPVIKDADRKSIWMIASSITDLAVRGRDGKLAPNEMKGSTISISNIGSAGGMFFTPIINFPEVAILGTGRITEKPVVKNGEIVAAPVMALSLSFDHRIIDGATAQNFMNYIKTLLSNPDMLVMEV, encoded by the coding sequence GTGGCAAAATTTGAGTACCGGTTCCCTGAGCTGGGCGAAGGTCTGCATGAGGGCGAAATTATCAAAATGCATATTAAAGCCGGCGATAAAGTAACCGATGACGATATCGTAATGGAAGTTCAGAATGACAAGGCGGTAGTAGAGGTGCCTTGTCCGGTCAACGGCACAGTGCTTGAAGTCTTCACCAAGGACGGCCAAGTATGCCGTGTAGGCGAAGTTGTAGCGATTATTGATGCAGAAGGCGATATCCCTGAGCAAGAGGGCGGCCATCCGGCAGAACAGGCTTCCCAGGAAGCTGACGCAGCCAAAGGCGGAGCAGATACAACTTCTTCTCCGGCAACCAGCAGCCCGGCTACTGGCGGAGCAACGAACTTCGAATACAAGTTCCCTGAACTGGGCGAAGGCCTGCATGAAGGGGAAATCATCAAGATGCACATCAAGGTTGGAGACAAAATCACTGACGACGATATTATTATGGAAGTTCAGAATGATAAAGCGGTGGTGGAAGTTCCTTCTCCAGTCAACGGTACTGTAGTCGAAGTGTTCACCAAAGACGGCCAGGTCTGCCGCGTAGGTGAAGTTGTGGCTATCATTGCTGCAGAAGGTGATGTTCCTCACCAGGAGGGCGGACATGCTGAAGCATCCGGTGCCCAGGCAGCAGCTCCTTCCCAAGGAACAGCTCCTGCAGCGGCAGCAGCTCCAGCCCCTGACCGTGAAGTGCTGGCAACACCAAGCGTGCGCAAATATGCCCGTGACAAGAGCGTAGATATCTCCAAGGTGAACGGCTCCGGCAAGAACGGCAAGATCACACTTGAAGATGTGGAAGCTTTCCTGAAGGGCGGCTCTGCCCCTGCGGCAGCGGCTCCGGCAGCATCTGCACCAGCGGCGGCAGCAGCACCGCAAGCCAAAGCGAAAGAAGCAGCACCAGCTGCAGCTTCCGGTAATGCAAGCCTGGAAGAAGAACGCGTACCATTCAAGGGTATCCGTAAAGCGATTGCCAATGCTATGGTTAAATCGGCTTACACTGCTCCGCATGTTACCATCATGGACGAAGTGGATGTTACGGAGCTTGTAGCCTTCCGTGCCCGCATGAAGCCGGTAGCCGAGAAGAAGGGCGTGAAGGTTACTTATCTTCCGTTCATCGTGAAGGCACTCGTTGCCGCTTCCCGCCAGTTCCCTGCGCTTAACGCAATGATTGACGAAGCTACGAACGAAATTGTCTACAAAAAATACTACAACATCGGTATCGCTACAGATACAGACAACGGCCTGATCGTTCCTGTCATTAAGGACGCTGACCGCAAGAGTATCTGGATGATCGCTAGTAGTATTACAGATCTGGCTGTGCGCGGACGCGACGGCAAGCTGGCCCCTAACGAAATGAAGGGCAGCACGATCTCGATCAGCAACATCGGCTCTGCCGGCGGTATGTTCTTCACTCCGATCATCAACTTCCCAGAGGTTGCTATTCTCGGAACCGGACGTATCACTGAGAAGCCTGTTGTGAAGAATGGCGAAATCGTAGCGGCACCTGTAATGGCTCTGTCCCTGAGCTTTGACCACCGTATTATTGACGGCGCAACAGCACAGAATTTCATGAACTACATTAAGACCCTGCTTTCAAATCCTGATATGTTAGTTATGGAGGTGTAA
- the lpdA gene encoding dihydrolipoyl dehydrogenase: protein MVVGDASIEIDTLVIGAGPGGYVAAIRAAQLGQKVIIVDKSELGGVCLNRGCIPSKALISAAHQFEAAQHGEVFGVTAENVKVDWSKTQAFKNGVVKKMTSGVTSLMKGNKIEVFNGEAMFISTNEARLFNDHESPRYKFNNCIIATGSRPIELKPFPFGGRILSSTEALDLPEIPKSMIVIGGGYIGAELGQMYSKFGTKVTIIEGLDTVLPGFDKDMTRLVAKNMAKTGIEIVTNAKAESAVQNDKEVTVKYSVGGESKEVTAEYLLVTVGRRPNTDGELGLDLIGVELDDRGLVKVDHQGRTNIPNIFAIGDIVPGLALAHKASYEGKIAAEAISGHKSVVDYKVMPAVVFTDPECSSVGLTEKEAKDKGYAVKAGKFPFAGNGRAVSLNAPEGFIKIVAKSDNNQVLGAQIVGIEASNLIAELGLAIEMGATLEDIALTIHAHPTLGEIVMEAAELVEGHPIHVMK, encoded by the coding sequence ATGGTAGTCGGAGATGCTTCAATCGAAATCGACACATTGGTAATTGGTGCAGGTCCCGGCGGGTATGTGGCGGCAATTCGTGCCGCCCAGCTCGGCCAGAAGGTCATCATTGTAGATAAATCGGAACTCGGCGGCGTGTGCTTGAACCGCGGCTGTATTCCTTCCAAAGCCCTGATCTCGGCAGCTCATCAATTCGAGGCTGCCCAGCACGGGGAAGTATTCGGGGTTACTGCCGAGAACGTTAAGGTAGACTGGTCCAAGACTCAGGCCTTCAAGAACGGCGTAGTCAAGAAAATGACTTCCGGCGTTACCAGCCTGATGAAGGGCAACAAGATCGAAGTATTCAACGGAGAAGCTATGTTCATTAGCACAAACGAAGCCCGTTTGTTCAATGATCATGAATCCCCACGCTACAAGTTCAACAACTGCATTATCGCAACGGGCTCCCGTCCGATTGAACTGAAGCCATTCCCGTTCGGCGGACGCATCCTGTCCTCCACGGAAGCGCTGGATCTGCCTGAAATCCCTAAGAGCATGATCGTTATCGGCGGCGGCTACATTGGTGCAGAGCTGGGTCAGATGTACTCCAAATTCGGCACCAAGGTTACAATCATCGAAGGTCTGGATACTGTTCTGCCTGGCTTCGACAAAGACATGACCCGTCTGGTGGCCAAGAATATGGCTAAGACCGGCATTGAAATTGTAACCAACGCCAAAGCGGAATCTGCAGTTCAGAACGACAAGGAAGTTACTGTGAAGTACTCCGTAGGCGGAGAGTCCAAAGAAGTAACTGCTGAGTACCTGCTGGTAACTGTCGGCCGTCGTCCTAACACTGACGGCGAACTGGGCCTGGATCTGATCGGCGTTGAGCTGGACGACCGTGGTCTGGTGAAGGTAGACCATCAGGGACGGACTAACATTCCTAATATTTTTGCAATCGGCGATATCGTTCCGGGTCTTGCCCTGGCACACAAAGCTTCTTACGAAGGTAAGATTGCTGCGGAAGCCATTTCCGGACATAAATCGGTTGTGGATTACAAGGTAATGCCGGCTGTAGTATTCACAGATCCTGAATGCTCGAGCGTAGGCCTGACCGAGAAGGAAGCGAAGGATAAGGGCTATGCGGTGAAAGCCGGCAAGTTCCCGTTCGCAGGCAACGGCCGTGCCGTGTCTCTGAATGCTCCTGAAGGCTTCATCAAGATTGTAGCGAAGAGCGACAACAATCAGGTGCTTGGCGCGCAAATCGTCGGTATCGAAGCTTCCAACCTGATCGCTGAGCTGGGTCTGGCGATTGAAATGGGCGCAACGCTTGAGGATATCGCACTGACTATCCATGCGCATCCAACCCTTGGCGAGATCGTCATGGAAGCGGCTGAGCTGGTAGAAGGCCACCCGATCCACGTAATGAAATAA
- a CDS encoding thymidylate synthase, with amino-acid sequence MRNYLDLLQDILDNGTAKGDRTGTGTVSVFGRQLRFDLSKGFPLMTTKRIHLKSVVHELLWFLKGDTNTSYLKENGVSIWDEWADENGELGPVYGSQWRAWESKDGQHIDQIANVIEAIKHNPDSRRHIVSAWNVGEIEQMKLPPCHFVFQFYVADGKLSCMLTMRSVDTFLGLPFNIASYALLTHMVAQQTGLAVGEFIWSGGDVHIYTNHMEQVATQLAREPYALPELKIRRVPDSIFDYTYEDFEFVDYVHHPGIKAPVAI; translated from the coding sequence TTGCGTAATTACTTGGATTTATTGCAGGATATTCTGGATAACGGTACAGCCAAGGGTGACCGGACCGGTACAGGTACAGTGTCCGTCTTCGGGCGTCAGCTCCGCTTCGATCTGTCGAAGGGCTTCCCGCTGATGACCACCAAGCGCATCCATCTGAAGTCGGTGGTGCATGAACTGTTATGGTTCCTCAAAGGGGATACCAACACTTCGTATTTGAAGGAGAATGGCGTCTCGATTTGGGACGAATGGGCTGATGAGAACGGGGAGCTGGGACCGGTGTACGGTTCGCAGTGGCGGGCCTGGGAGAGCAAGGACGGGCAGCATATTGATCAGATTGCGAATGTGATTGAGGCAATTAAGCATAATCCCGATTCACGCCGTCATATCGTCAGTGCATGGAATGTAGGCGAGATTGAGCAGATGAAGCTTCCGCCCTGCCATTTCGTGTTTCAGTTCTATGTAGCGGACGGCAAGCTGTCCTGTATGCTTACCATGCGTTCGGTAGACACCTTCCTGGGGCTTCCCTTTAACATTGCCAGCTACGCGCTGCTTACCCATATGGTTGCCCAGCAGACGGGGCTTGCGGTCGGAGAATTCATCTGGTCAGGCGGAGATGTGCACATATATACAAATCATATGGAGCAAGTAGCCACCCAGCTCGCGCGCGAGCCATATGCGTTGCCGGAGCTTAAGATTCGCAGAGTACCTGACAGCATTTTTGATTATACCTATGAGGATTTCGAGTTTGTCGACTATGTCCATCATCCGGGGATCAAGGCACCGGTTGCTATATGA
- a CDS encoding alpha-ketoacid dehydrogenase subunit beta produces the protein MAQMNMKEAIRDAMRVELTRDPNVLIFGEDVGNVGGVFRVTEGLQKEFGEERVFDTPLAESAIGGLAFGLGVQGFRPIAEIQFVGFIFEALDQIVIQAARLRWRSGGRFNAPVVFRTPFGGGVKAAELHTDSLEGLIAQSPGIKVVIPSNPYDAKGLLIASIRDNDPVFFMEHLNLYHAFRAEVPEGEYTVELGKANVVREGTDVSIITYGLMVHTATKAADQLEKDGIKVEIIDLRTVSPIDIDTIVASIKKTNRAIVVQEAQKSSGVAAEVIAQINEKALLHLEAPVLRVAGPDTIYPFAQIEDTWIPTPARVIAAVKKVMEF, from the coding sequence ATGGCACAGATGAATATGAAAGAAGCAATCCGTGACGCAATGCGCGTTGAACTGACTCGTGACCCTAATGTTCTTATCTTCGGAGAAGACGTTGGTAATGTTGGCGGCGTATTCCGTGTAACGGAAGGGCTGCAGAAGGAATTTGGCGAAGAACGCGTATTCGATACACCTCTGGCAGAGTCCGCTATTGGCGGTTTGGCCTTCGGTCTCGGCGTACAGGGCTTCCGTCCGATTGCCGAAATCCAGTTCGTGGGCTTCATCTTTGAAGCTCTTGATCAGATCGTTATTCAGGCGGCTCGCCTGCGCTGGCGTTCCGGGGGCAGATTTAATGCTCCTGTAGTCTTCCGCACTCCATTCGGCGGCGGCGTTAAAGCTGCTGAACTTCATACCGATTCCCTTGAAGGCCTGATTGCCCAGAGTCCGGGGATCAAGGTGGTTATTCCTTCCAACCCTTACGATGCCAAAGGACTGCTGATCGCTTCGATCCGCGATAATGACCCTGTATTCTTCATGGAACACTTGAATCTGTACCATGCTTTCCGTGCAGAAGTGCCTGAAGGTGAATATACCGTTGAACTTGGTAAAGCTAATGTAGTACGCGAAGGTACGGATGTCTCCATTATTACCTACGGTCTAATGGTGCATACTGCTACCAAAGCGGCTGATCAGCTTGAGAAGGACGGCATCAAAGTCGAAATTATCGACCTGCGTACCGTTAGCCCGATTGATATCGACACCATTGTTGCTTCTATTAAGAAGACCAACCGTGCGATTGTTGTACAAGAAGCGCAGAAGAGCTCTGGCGTAGCCGCAGAGGTCATTGCTCAGATTAACGAAAAAGCTCTGCTGCACCTGGAAGCCCCAGTGCTTCGTGTAGCAGGTCCTGATACGATCTACCCATTCGCACAAATCGAAGATACCTGGATTCCTACACCTGCACGCGTCATTGCGGCAGTTAAGAAAGTCATGGAATTCTAG